The Lates calcarifer isolate ASB-BC8 linkage group LG14, TLL_Latcal_v3, whole genome shotgun sequence genome has a segment encoding these proteins:
- the LOC108888748 gene encoding E3 ubiquitin-protein ligase TRIM39 has translation MASSTSQSSNFKCSICLDGFTDPVSTPCGHNFCQVCINTYWDSTHHTQCPLCQHNFKKRPELKVNVLLRDLIVQKQTNIQSTPEERTQTQDILCDVCAGEKKLKAVKSCLYCEESLCSEHLKPHQDAAELKSHNLLDPVSRLKDRVCKKHNTPLELVCHHDLTCVCVICIKSNHQNHQCVPLKNRLRKKKAKADQELAEVQQEIKDRKKMVEKVGGLVEMSEENTRTDIGDVLRIFTHLQRVVKMNESGLVSALILLQRKAENRSESVKEKLQEEISELEERKDELEQLSQIGDDLRLLQSLHSLNDPPKTEDWSEISVYSDSAVGTVRSAVTKLLLELHRETSDEMKELVTKEIRRIQQYAVDVTLDSDTANHLLVVSNDGKQVRNGSFPQKLPDNPERFDPLLGVLGKDGYSSGAFYFEVQVEDKTAWDIGVALETVNRKRQSEVCLSNGYAVLMLRDGKILKACDQPAVGINLPNMPKKIGVFVDHEEGEVCFYDVGNKAHIYSFHCRFPKKKLHPYFNPCTQHEGTNSAPMVITPLS, from the exons ATGGCCTCCTCCACTTCTCAGTCGTCCAATTTCAAATGTTCTATTTGTCTTGATGGGTTCACTGACCCTGTCTCCACTCCATGCGGACACAACTTTTGCCAAGTCTGCATAAACACTTACTGGGATTCAACACACCACACCCAGTGTCCACTTTGTCAACATAACTTCAAGAAAAGGCCAGAATTAAAGGTTAACGTCCTGCTCAGAGATCTCATAgtgcaaaaacagacaaacatccAGAGCACCCCAGAGGAAAGGACCCAAACACAAGACattttgtgtgatgtgtgtgccGGAGAGAAGAAATTGAAGGCAGTTAAGTCCTGTCTATACTGTGAAGAATCTCTCTGCTCTGAACACCTGAAACCTCACCAGGATGCTGCTGAGCTAAAGTCTCACAACCTGCTGGATCCTGTCAGCAGACTGAAGGACAG GGTGTGCAAGAAGCACAACACTCCTTTGGAGCTGGTTTGCCATCATGAtctgacgtgtgtgtgtgtgatctgcaTCAAATCAAACCACCAAAACCATCAGTGTGTCCCTTTGAAGAACCGCCTGAGAAAAAAGAAG GCCAAGGCAGATCAAGAACTGGCAGAGGTGCAGCAGGAGATCAAGGACAGGAAAAAGATGGTTGAAAAGGTCGGGGGATTGGTGGAAATGAGTGAG GAAAACACCAGGACAGACATTGGAGACGTCCTGAGGATATTCACTCACCTCCAACGAGTGGTGAAGATGAACGAGTCAGGACTTGTGTCTGCTCTCATCTTGCTacagagaaaagctgaaaaTCGCAGTGAGTCTGTTAAAGAAAAGCTTCAAGAGGAAATCAGCGAactggaggaaagaaaagatgagCTGGAGCAGCTCTCTCAAATTGGTGACGATCTCCGTCTTCTACAG AGTTTGCATTCTCTGAACGATCCACCTAAAACTGAAGACTGGTCTGAGATCAGTGTCTACAGTGATTCAGCAGTGGGGACTGTGCGAAGCGCTGTCACCAAGCTGCTACTTGAACTTCACCGTGAGACgagtgatgaaatgaaagaacTGGTTACAAAAG AGATAAGGAGAATTCAGCAATATGCAG TGGATGTAACTTTGGACTCTGACACTGCAAACCATCTCCTCGTTGTGTCCAATGATGGGAAACAAGTGAGAAATGGAAGCTTTCCTCAGAAACTGCCAGACAACCCAGAGAGGTTTGACCCTCTCCTCGGTGTTCTGGGAAAAGACGGCTATTCCTCTGGTGCCTTCTACTTTGAG GTGCAAGTGGAAGACAAGACTGCATGGGACATTGGGGTTGCCTTGGAAACAGTTAACAGGAAACGCCAAAGTGAAGTATGTCTGAGCAATGGCTACGCTGTCCTGATGCTGAGGGATGGGAAGATCCTGAAAGCTTGTGACCAACCCGCGGTGGGGATTAATCTCCCCAATATGCCTAAGAAGATTGGAGTATTTGTGGACCATGAGGAGGGAGAGGTCTGTTTTTATGATGTTGGGAATAAAGCACATATCTACTCCTTTCACTGCAGGTTTCCCAAGAAGAAGTTACACCCTTACTTTAACCCCTGCACACAACATGAGGGCACTAACTCAGCCCCAATGGTAATCACTCCTCTCAGTTAA
- the LOC108888749 gene encoding carbohydrate sulfotransferase 12: MAACRGLLLPLGFLGSMFLIMLYFYQWDMSQEKRAERMRQLQELRKQLLKEICASNKEAFSGGKHSLEDISAKNLKNLIVDDTHGIIYCYIPKVACTNWKRVMFVLNQNEPYHDPMSISADMVHSANKLTLLNSFPRTEMKARLRHYTKFLFVRDPFVRLISAYRDKFQRYNKYFYVKFARDILRLYGNQSEPPQTVDEAFASGVHLSFYNFIQYLLDPRTEKKEPFEPHWRQMHRLCHPCLIQYDFVGHQETLQEDAEQLLAILKLQDDIKFPPSYANMTSPASVLDWFRTVPLEDRRKLYQIYEGDFRLFGYRKPGELLDG; encoded by the exons ATGGCAGCATGCAGAGGACTCCTGCTGCCCCTCGGATTTCTTGGATCCATGTTTCTCATCATGTTGTACTTTTATCAATGGGACATGTCACAAGAAAAGAGAg CAGAGAGGATGCGTCAGCTGCAGGAACTGAGAAAGCAGCTCCTAAAAGAAATCTGCGCTAGTAACAAAGAGGCCTTTTCTGGAGGGAAGCACAGTTTAGAAGACATTAGTGCCAAAAACCTGAAGAATCTCATTGTGGATGACACTCACGGCATCATCTACTGTTACATTCCCAAG GTGGCATGCACCAACTGGAAGAGGGTTATGTTTGTCCTGAACCAGAACGAACCATATCATGACCCCATGTCCATATCTGCTGACATGGTCCACAGTGCTAACAAGCTCACTCTTCTAAACAGCTTCCCAAGGACAGAGATGAAG GCAAGGCTGAGGCACTACACCAAGTTCCTGTTTGTCCGGGACCCATTTGTCCGTCTCATCTCCGCCTACAGAGACAAATTCCAGCGGTACAACAAGTACTTCTACGTTAAGTTTGCGCGGGACATTCTGCGTCTCTATGGCAACCAGTCTGAGCCACCGCAAACTGTGGACGAGGCGTTTGCATCAGGCGTGCACCTCTCTTTTTACAACTTTATTCAGTACCTACTGGACCCAcggacagagaagaaagagccCTTTGAACCCCACTGGAGGCAGATGCACCGCTTGTGCCACCCCTGCCTCATACA gtATGATTTCGTTGGCCATCAGGAGACTCTTCAGGAGGATGCTGAACAGCTGCTGGCGATCTTAAAGTTGCAGGATGACATCAAGTTCCCCCCTTCCTATGCAAACATGACGTCCCCTGCTTCTGTGTTGGATTGGTTCAGAACAGTGCCCCTAGAGGACAGGAGAAAACTGTACCAGATCTATGAGGGGGACTTCAGACTTTTTGGCTACAGAAAGCCAGGTGAATTGCTTGATGGTTGA
- the sema4f gene encoding semaphorin-4F isoform X1, translated as MTPDGVMLILLPVLCLLSGASWAATLGGLEGENNRQGTILDPKTFGGVTNFSTFLLDRSSGMLFLGARDAILSVDTNQLDKPPRNITWDVPEEKRKSCVAKGKTEVDCHNYIRLLEFLEEGRIYVCGTYAFDPQCAFLDLSSFTLEKAEDGGVKMETGKGKCPFEPSQHYTAVMAGGTLYTAATSNFLGTLFDISRATGPEQDRIRTERSINWLSDPEFVSSAFIEQSPDSNPTGDDDKIYFFFTEVAKEYDLYTKVKVPRVARVCKSDVGGMKTLQRRWTTFLKAQLVCEDKPSGQRYNILTDVFTMQHTQGDPSSTYFYGLFTSQWEHDELSAVCVFSLSDISKVMDGPFKELRKTCENWINPEPVPTPRPGQCLNNALKGEGFESSLKLPDKVLTFVRDHPLMENTVAAAPLLVRKGIKYTKLAVTQTGSGEELRAVLHLGTDRGELHQVEVVGQNSTLLQEIPLFTSLEPINNILLHKGQALVGSPLSLALVQAEGCALYPNCEVCARARGLGCVWNKDEEACRSTTMKPGPGDTADDALRKCDIKEGRCSPSIRELQVSMGLRLLLPCVQLSPRPCSWEYPPHRHTRQHHSDLEVTVSEESLGKYICTCQEVGPGIRDPTTCQRAAYHLTLEGPSARGTVATAGGRHVLAVYILFFCGGIAFGAFLLYFVTRRRSISCQGHHLPDNSLSSEKGRDLLGSSATPQSPSSASLLSEGFRLTEKRNGTATTTTTTTLLSNQGNGGHHGNSYSGTLIHSNPSNGHGNALYANCNTSSSGLKFASEILAADMLDGRTGERVRPEGGERESGEGDEVDAGLGDGLGEGIKGLEDELASFPMFKSPAPLAQCEESSI; from the exons GCACCATTCTGGATCCAAAGACATTTGGGGGCGTGACCAACTTCAGCACCTTCCTACTGGACCGTTCATCAGGAATGCTGTTCCTGGGTGCCAGGGACGCCATATTGTCTGTGGACACCAATCAACTGGACAAACCACCACGAAAT ATCACCTGGGATGtgccagaggaaaagagaaagtcTTGTGTGGCAAAGGGAAAGACGGAG GTCGACTGCCACAACTACATCCGTCTGCTGGAGTTTCTGGAAGAGGGACGCATCTACGTGTGTGGCACCTACGCCTTCGACCCCCAGTGTGCCTTCctg GatctctcctccttcaccctGGAGAAAGCCGAAGATGGAGGAGTGAAGATGGAGACAGGGAAGGGCAAGTGTCCCTTTGAGCCAAGCCAGCATTACACAGCTGTTATGGCAG gTGGTACCCTCTACACAGCAGCCACCAGTAACTTCCTGGGAACGCTGTTCGACATCTCCCGGGCAACAGGCCCCGAGCAGGACCGCATCCGAACCGAGCGATCCATCAACTGGCTCAGTG aCCCAGAGTTTGTGAGCTCAGCCTTCATAGAGCAGTCTCCTGACAGCAACCCGACGGGAGATGACGACAAAATCTACTTCTTCTTCACTGAGGTGGCCAAAGAGTACGACCTCTACACCAAAGTCAAGGTCCCCAGGGTAGCACGAGTCTGCAAG TCTGACGTGGGAGGGATGAAGACTCTGCAGAGACGTTGGACCACCTTCCTCAAGGCCCAGCTGGTGTGTGAGGACAAACCCAGCGGTCAGCGCTACAACATCCTGACTGACGTCTTCACCATGCAACACACGCAAGGCGACCCCAGCAGCACATACTTCTATGGACTCTTCACCTCCCAGTG gGAACACGATGAGttgtcagcagtgtgtgttttcagtttgtctgacATCAGCAAAGTGATGGACGGTCCCTTTAAAGAGCTGAGGAAGACCTGTGAGAACTGGATCAACCCTGAGCCTGTCCCCACACCAAGGCCTGGCCAG TGTTTGAACAATGCATTAAAGGGTGAAGGGTTTGAGTCGTCCCTCAAACTCCCGGACAAAGTGCTGACGTTTGTGAGGGACCACCCTCTGATGGAGAACACTGTTGCTGCAGCTCCCCTGCTGGTCCGCAAGGGAATCAAATACACCAAGCTAGCTGTAACCCAGACAGGCAGCGGAGAGGAGCTGAGGGCAGTACTGCACCTTGGAACag ACCGTGGGGAGCTCCACCAGGTGGAAGTAGTGGGCCAGAATTCCACCTTACTGCAGGAGATTCCTCTGTTCACCTCTCTAGAGCCCATTAATAACATACTACTACACAAG GGCCAGGCTCTGGTGGGCAGCCCTCTGTCTCTGGCTCTTGTCCAGGCTGAAGGCTGCGCTCTCTATCCCAACTGTGAGGTCTGTGCCAGAGCCAGAGGACTGGGCTGTGTGTGGAACAAAGACGAAGAAGCCTGCAGGAGCACAACAATGAA GCCTGGTCCAGGTGATACAGCAGATGATGCTTTAAGGAAGTGTGATATAAAGGAGG GGCGTTGCTCCCCATCCATCAGGGAGCTGCAGGTTTCCATGGGTCTGCGCCTCCTGTTGCCATGTGTCCAGCTGTCTCCCAGGCCGTGTAGCTGGGAATATCCTCCCCACAGACACACCAGGCAGCACCACTCTGACCTGGAGGTGACTGTCAGCGAGGAAAGCCTGGGAAAATACATCTGCACCTGCCAG GAGGTGGGACCAGGTATCAGAGACCCCACCACCTGCCAAAGAGCAGCCTATCACCTGACATTAGAAGGCCCCAGTGCTAGAGGAACCGTGGCTACAGCTGGAGGTCGCCACGTCCTGGCTGTTTacatcctcttcttctgtgggGGTATAGCATTCGGTGCATTTCTCCTGTACTTTGTGACTCGGCGGCGCAGCATAAGCTGCCAGGGCCACCACCTGCCTGATAATTCGCTGTCGTCAGAGAAGGGGCGGGACTTACTGGGCTCCTCAGCCACCCCCCAGTCCCCTAGCAGTGCCAGCTTGCTGTCCGAGGGATTCCGGCTGACGGAAAAACGAAACGGAACAGCGACCACAACCACAACGACCACCCTCCTCAGCAACCAGGGTAACggtggtcaccatggtaacagttACAGCGGCACCCTTATTCACAGCAACCCAAGCAACGGCCACGGGAATGCCTTGTATGCCAACTGCAACACAAGTAGCAGTGGGCTGAAGTTTGCCTCAGAAATTTTAGCTGCGGACATGCTGGATGGAAGGACAGGGGAGAGGGTGAGGCCcgaggggggagagagggagtcagGGGAGGGGGATGAGGTGGATGCAGGGCTGGGGGACGGGTTAGGGGAGGGAATAAAAGGACTCGAGGACGAGCTTGCCAGCTTTCCCATGTTTAAATCACCAGCACCACTGGCTCAGTGCGAAGAAAGTTCAATATGA
- the sema4f gene encoding semaphorin-4F isoform X2 codes for MHGLIREGTILDPKTFGGVTNFSTFLLDRSSGMLFLGARDAILSVDTNQLDKPPRNITWDVPEEKRKSCVAKGKTEVDCHNYIRLLEFLEEGRIYVCGTYAFDPQCAFLDLSSFTLEKAEDGGVKMETGKGKCPFEPSQHYTAVMAGGTLYTAATSNFLGTLFDISRATGPEQDRIRTERSINWLSDPEFVSSAFIEQSPDSNPTGDDDKIYFFFTEVAKEYDLYTKVKVPRVARVCKSDVGGMKTLQRRWTTFLKAQLVCEDKPSGQRYNILTDVFTMQHTQGDPSSTYFYGLFTSQWEHDELSAVCVFSLSDISKVMDGPFKELRKTCENWINPEPVPTPRPGQCLNNALKGEGFESSLKLPDKVLTFVRDHPLMENTVAAAPLLVRKGIKYTKLAVTQTGSGEELRAVLHLGTDRGELHQVEVVGQNSTLLQEIPLFTSLEPINNILLHKGQALVGSPLSLALVQAEGCALYPNCEVCARARGLGCVWNKDEEACRSTTMKPGPGDTADDALRKCDIKEGRCSPSIRELQVSMGLRLLLPCVQLSPRPCSWEYPPHRHTRQHHSDLEVTVSEESLGKYICTCQEVGPGIRDPTTCQRAAYHLTLEGPSARGTVATAGGRHVLAVYILFFCGGIAFGAFLLYFVTRRRSISCQGHHLPDNSLSSEKGRDLLGSSATPQSPSSASLLSEGFRLTEKRNGTATTTTTTTLLSNQGNGGHHGNSYSGTLIHSNPSNGHGNALYANCNTSSSGLKFASEILAADMLDGRTGERVRPEGGERESGEGDEVDAGLGDGLGEGIKGLEDELASFPMFKSPAPLAQCEESSI; via the exons ATGCATGGCCTTATTCGTGAAG GCACCATTCTGGATCCAAAGACATTTGGGGGCGTGACCAACTTCAGCACCTTCCTACTGGACCGTTCATCAGGAATGCTGTTCCTGGGTGCCAGGGACGCCATATTGTCTGTGGACACCAATCAACTGGACAAACCACCACGAAAT ATCACCTGGGATGtgccagaggaaaagagaaagtcTTGTGTGGCAAAGGGAAAGACGGAG GTCGACTGCCACAACTACATCCGTCTGCTGGAGTTTCTGGAAGAGGGACGCATCTACGTGTGTGGCACCTACGCCTTCGACCCCCAGTGTGCCTTCctg GatctctcctccttcaccctGGAGAAAGCCGAAGATGGAGGAGTGAAGATGGAGACAGGGAAGGGCAAGTGTCCCTTTGAGCCAAGCCAGCATTACACAGCTGTTATGGCAG gTGGTACCCTCTACACAGCAGCCACCAGTAACTTCCTGGGAACGCTGTTCGACATCTCCCGGGCAACAGGCCCCGAGCAGGACCGCATCCGAACCGAGCGATCCATCAACTGGCTCAGTG aCCCAGAGTTTGTGAGCTCAGCCTTCATAGAGCAGTCTCCTGACAGCAACCCGACGGGAGATGACGACAAAATCTACTTCTTCTTCACTGAGGTGGCCAAAGAGTACGACCTCTACACCAAAGTCAAGGTCCCCAGGGTAGCACGAGTCTGCAAG TCTGACGTGGGAGGGATGAAGACTCTGCAGAGACGTTGGACCACCTTCCTCAAGGCCCAGCTGGTGTGTGAGGACAAACCCAGCGGTCAGCGCTACAACATCCTGACTGACGTCTTCACCATGCAACACACGCAAGGCGACCCCAGCAGCACATACTTCTATGGACTCTTCACCTCCCAGTG gGAACACGATGAGttgtcagcagtgtgtgttttcagtttgtctgacATCAGCAAAGTGATGGACGGTCCCTTTAAAGAGCTGAGGAAGACCTGTGAGAACTGGATCAACCCTGAGCCTGTCCCCACACCAAGGCCTGGCCAG TGTTTGAACAATGCATTAAAGGGTGAAGGGTTTGAGTCGTCCCTCAAACTCCCGGACAAAGTGCTGACGTTTGTGAGGGACCACCCTCTGATGGAGAACACTGTTGCTGCAGCTCCCCTGCTGGTCCGCAAGGGAATCAAATACACCAAGCTAGCTGTAACCCAGACAGGCAGCGGAGAGGAGCTGAGGGCAGTACTGCACCTTGGAACag ACCGTGGGGAGCTCCACCAGGTGGAAGTAGTGGGCCAGAATTCCACCTTACTGCAGGAGATTCCTCTGTTCACCTCTCTAGAGCCCATTAATAACATACTACTACACAAG GGCCAGGCTCTGGTGGGCAGCCCTCTGTCTCTGGCTCTTGTCCAGGCTGAAGGCTGCGCTCTCTATCCCAACTGTGAGGTCTGTGCCAGAGCCAGAGGACTGGGCTGTGTGTGGAACAAAGACGAAGAAGCCTGCAGGAGCACAACAATGAA GCCTGGTCCAGGTGATACAGCAGATGATGCTTTAAGGAAGTGTGATATAAAGGAGG GGCGTTGCTCCCCATCCATCAGGGAGCTGCAGGTTTCCATGGGTCTGCGCCTCCTGTTGCCATGTGTCCAGCTGTCTCCCAGGCCGTGTAGCTGGGAATATCCTCCCCACAGACACACCAGGCAGCACCACTCTGACCTGGAGGTGACTGTCAGCGAGGAAAGCCTGGGAAAATACATCTGCACCTGCCAG GAGGTGGGACCAGGTATCAGAGACCCCACCACCTGCCAAAGAGCAGCCTATCACCTGACATTAGAAGGCCCCAGTGCTAGAGGAACCGTGGCTACAGCTGGAGGTCGCCACGTCCTGGCTGTTTacatcctcttcttctgtgggGGTATAGCATTCGGTGCATTTCTCCTGTACTTTGTGACTCGGCGGCGCAGCATAAGCTGCCAGGGCCACCACCTGCCTGATAATTCGCTGTCGTCAGAGAAGGGGCGGGACTTACTGGGCTCCTCAGCCACCCCCCAGTCCCCTAGCAGTGCCAGCTTGCTGTCCGAGGGATTCCGGCTGACGGAAAAACGAAACGGAACAGCGACCACAACCACAACGACCACCCTCCTCAGCAACCAGGGTAACggtggtcaccatggtaacagttACAGCGGCACCCTTATTCACAGCAACCCAAGCAACGGCCACGGGAATGCCTTGTATGCCAACTGCAACACAAGTAGCAGTGGGCTGAAGTTTGCCTCAGAAATTTTAGCTGCGGACATGCTGGATGGAAGGACAGGGGAGAGGGTGAGGCCcgaggggggagagagggagtcagGGGAGGGGGATGAGGTGGATGCAGGGCTGGGGGACGGGTTAGGGGAGGGAATAAAAGGACTCGAGGACGAGCTTGCCAGCTTTCCCATGTTTAAATCACCAGCACCACTGGCTCAGTGCGAAGAAAGTTCAATATGA